CCGGTTTTGTTAGTCGCTACAGTTGACAGTTCGATGGAGCTTTGATCAGATTCATCAATCGATGAATTTAATTTCTCGCTTTGCGTGTTATTTAGGAAGTATTGAACCTTCTTATTCTCTTTCGTCAGCTCTCGACTACTGTCTTCAGCAATTCTGTGCGTTGTGGTACTTAAAAATGGCTCTGTGGAAATGATCAAAGCCAATTCTGTCGTGCTAGGAACAGAAACTGGCTTCCTCCTCTTAATGTAATTGTACTTAGGTTCCTTCCTCCGATGATCTTCCACTATTTCGCTTTTATTTGTAAACTTCCCAACTCTGCTGATCTCTCCTTTCGGTTTCGAGTATCTGATCCGATCTTTGATCGTGTAGGTGATTTTCGGAGGTTTCTCTTTCTCGTCAGAGTCCGATGACGGAGCTTTGGGAACTCTAGATTTTTCTCTCACCTCAGGTACCTTCGGAAACGTATCGGACGTCTCGTTCTTTTCAATAGAATCGCTGATCCTTTCCAAACTTCTAGCTCTCTCTTGCTTATCTTCGAATCGCCCAACATTTTCCTCATTCGACGCTGTTTCTTTGTTCCCACCACCtgatctcacagaaggtagttcAGCAGAACGATCGAAGAACTCTCGATCATCGTCCCTTGTATCTCGTTTGTACCTGATGATCCTCTGACGATGATTGATGGGCCGTAATCCGTTCGGCGTCACCTGCACAAGCTTCAACCTGCTCTTACTTTTCTGCGGTACTCTAACTCTTTTGTACAACAATCGATGTCTGTTGATGTACCTCGGCGGAGCCTTTCCTCCAACCTTCACCTCTGAACTACTCGAATGTTCCTCGCTGCTCGAAGACTTTCTGTCTTTCTCCTTTTTCCCAGCCTTCGTCGAGTTCGAGGATGTATTCGTTTTAACTGCGTTGATCTCGGTAACTTCAGCTTCTTCGGATGTCGGGACCGTGGTGATCTCCTCCACTTGATACGAATTCGCCATGTTCTTGATGGTCCCCATTACGTCCTCGTAAACCTGGTTCTGGTAGGGTGTGTACAACGACGACACCTCGCTGGCAGATGAAATTGGCCGTCTGATGATCTTCTGTGGCCTTCGAGGCTTCACGTACCTCACGCTGCTGCCTTTTATCCTGACGACTCGAGGTCTAGATCCTGCCACTGGTCTGGAATAACTTTTGATGCGAACTCGTCTAGATCTTGGTCCTCTTGCACTCGTGGAATTCGGTTTTCGTTGCCGAGGTTGGTTCTTATGATTCTCTGGTCTCTTCGACGACTTCTGCACAACAGTTTGATCATCCTCCTTCGGGAAAAGCATGATTCTCGAAGCGAATTTCTTAGGGTTCATTTGCAAATGTGGCAATGGGTCTTCCACCTCTTTTTCCAGAAACAATGGATTGTCGAACGGATCGTCGTCGAAATATTTCGCCTTGAAGCAGTCCAGCTTATCCCCCAGACCCTTCAAGCGTTGAGGATTTTCGTTCACACCCTTCTCAGCAATTGGTTTCTCTTCTTCTGGTAGCACGTCCAAGTTTGGCTCCACTTCGTCGCAGTGTTTGTAAAGGTCTCGTGACCTGTAGAAATTCATTCGCCCGTACGTCTTCCCAGGAACTTGCCGAGGATCAGTCGCGTATCTCAGAGCAGAAGGGTTCGGCAACTTCTCGCTTTCATAGAAGGGATACTTGTCTTTGTCCACGGTAAATTCCGTGGTAGTGACATTGTGAGTATTTTCTTCTTCGGTGATTTCCTCCACGTAGTCGAAGTCTGGAACTTCTGGTACATCCACTTCGATCTTCTTCTCTTCGTCATTTTCATCAGCATTCTCTTCGTGTTCTTCATTGTCGTTGAACCGAGCCTCGATCTCCTTGTTAATGACATCGTCGGTTATCTCCGGTGACTCCTGTAGGAGATCTTCATGACTTTTCATGTTCGATTGGTCTTCTTTCTGTTGTACAGAATCCTCTTCGATTTCCTTCTCCTTAGCTTTGTCCAAGTCTAAAGACTTGCTCTCTTGTTGGCGAAGATCTTCAGCTTCATCTGTTTTGTTCGAATCTGAGTGTATTTCGGAGTCATCTTCCCGATGGCTTCTCTTGGGTCTCGAAAGTTCTTCATTGATAATcgtttctttcgtttctttctGATCTCCTAGGAACTTCTCGCTGTTTTCTTCACGTTCATTTTTCCTACTGCTTCCATCTATTCCTTCTTCTACCTTTCTCTCACTGACCACCTTatcaatttttacattatttgtaTTTTTTCCTCCATCCACGTTCTCCAAGTTGGAGTCATAATCCCTCTCGTGAGAAGATCTCTGCAGTTCCACAGCCTGCTTAAATTTTTCCTTCACTCCTCCATTGTCCAAAAGCTTTTTATCGTGCCCAACAGTCCCAGTTATCCGATCCGAACCTTCCTCCACTTCTCTCCGCCCGGCACTTACTCCCAACTTCTTTCCATCGTCACTGGCGTTCCACTTCACCGATCCTCCCCCGATTCTCACCTTCTCACCGTCCTTAGAAGCCTCTAACTCGCTCGGAACATTTCCATCCTTCTCTCCATTCTCCATCAAACCCGCAAAAGAATCGCTTTCTCCATCCCCGAGGGAATCCCCTCCAACCACCGATCCACGCGACGACCCTCCTCCTCGATCGTTCTCGCTGGATCTCGATTTCTTGTCGATGGGTCTGTCCGCCGTCAAACCGATCGTATCCGGCACGAGCCCCACTTCCACGCCGCGTGTCACTTTCCGTCGCGGATTTCTCTCAGCAGCGGCCAGCGAATTTTTCGCTGCTCGTTCTATTTCACCCCGATTCGCCGCGGCGTTGTTGTTTGCCGATTGTTTTGCggccgccgtagaaccgccggTTTCGTCATCGCTTTCCCACCTGGGGGATCTTCTTTCTCTCCTTTTTGCACGCGATCTGCTAATCGCCTCGATCGCCACGGGCCTGAACCACGGCATGGGAACGTTCCTATTTCGTTTCGGCTTCGCGTAATCACTTTCTTTGTGGTCTCTGTGACCGGCAATCGCGGGTGGTAGCAAACTGCTCGATGGCTGCGAGCTTGTTTTGCGAACCAACGGAGCTGAACTGCTCCTAAATAAAGGCGACCCTGGTTTCATACTGCCGCGAGAATTATGCGGAATAAAATTCTGATAAGAACTTTCCTTCTGAAACACCGGAGGCCGCATTTTACCGAGATCCTCCATCCACTTCAGATAATACAAATTATTCCGTGGAGGACTCGAGTTTAGCTTCCTAGCACCTTCTTCGTTCCTCAGATGCGTCAGCATCTTCACGTAGTTAGGATTCGATAGCATACTTCCTGGAGTTGTGTTTTCTTTCTTATCCTCATTGATAGAATTTGGTGTCACTGTCTCGGAGGATTCAACTGGTTTGACAGCCTTGTGTCGCATGGTAATCTTGTAACGAGGTTTGCGGTTCGTAAGAGTCACCGGATTGGAGAACACCTTGTTGAAACTTGCTTCTTTGCTGTCTAAATTACTGGTCGGTTCTAATATGAAGTGGCTAGCGTCGTTTGTCTCCGTTTTCGGAGGGTCCTGAACATTAAGGGGCTGCCATTTGACTTCTTGTTCATTTGTATTTTGCGCTCCCAACGCTGTGAGCTGCTGTTGTTCAAAATATTGAGGATCGGCCAAAGTCTGTGCGGAAACTAACTGTTGAGGGTTCAGGATTGCTGAATCGACAATGGGAAATGGCGTCGTTAACTCCACGTAAGCAGAGTAAGGAGCAAACGCGTTCTCCACTGCCGAGGATGGTAACAAAACGTTTGAACTCACGGTAGCTGATTCAACGATGAGCGGACTTTGCGTAGTGTATTGATTCTGCTGCGCTTTGAAGTAGTCCCAAAAGAGTTGACCATAGCTCACTGTTGTTGGATTCTGGGCGCCTTGAAGGTCAATGACCTCACTTTCAGTTGAAGGGTTAGCTTCCACCTCGTACCTGTATGTTTCCGAAGGTCCGTTCGTCAGgatttcaatattattagctATGGTCGTTGCCTCTTGTCCTCCATGTTCTACAAGAATCACTTCCTGATCACCCGGAGTCCTGAAAGTTGAATAATTCTCTACGTAAACATTACTGTCTTGCGAATCTCGCGACTGTTCCCCAACTTTCTCATCAAGATCTTCACCGAATTCTTCCGTAGATGAAGGCTTCTGTCGTTTTTCACTTCTATCTCTATTCCTCTGGCTCTTTCGTCTATAACCGTCCTTCCTCGGCGATGAAGTCACACTTTCCTGCTTATCCGAAGCACTTCCCAATTTACTAATCTCAACGCCCCTCTCGATCTCCTCAACCTCTTTCTCCAAATCCTCTTGCAACTTCTGCACTCCACTCTCAGCGACCAATTTAGGGTACGCACTCTTCGTCCATTCAGTCTCTTCATCGTCCCTCCTATGATCCGTGGTGGTCTCGTAATTATCTCTATTATCGTCGTCATACTCCTTAAACTCTTCAGGGTCGATCCTCTTGTATTTCTCGGACTTACGCGAATTTTTTCCACTGGCATCACCGTCTCCCAAGATCTTTCTGCTATTTAGCTGATCTTGGACCTTCCTAGCGTAAGCTTCGTCGAAGTCAGCGTCCCTGACGTGCCCAGCATGATCGTAGGCCGAGTCCTCGTAGCCCTCTTCCGTGTACACGGTGTTCACCTTCGTGTTTTTCACGACTTTTCTTAATCTCGCTGCGTTTTCCCTGTCCTCCTCGCTCTCCGCGTTCGCGAACGCTCTTTTCCGAGGCAATCTTCGCACCGTGTGCGTCCGACGCACCTGTGCGTACAATCTCGACGGGACTTCCTCTGAAGAGACGTCCCTGGGCTTCGTTGGCTTGGCCCATTGCCCTGGACCCGTGTATTTCGGCTTGGTGGGCACCTCTTTCGATAATTCGTGTTCCGAATAGGGTATCACATGATCCGGAGGACCTACAGGATCTTCGTCCTCCGAGGATTGATTCTCTTCATCATCCGGAGGATTTGCAAACCTGTTGTACACTATAGTCTCCGAGGATTCAGCCGGGTCGCTGTCCCTTTGCGACGAAGCGCTCGATCCTGTCGAGAGTTCGTTGATCAGGAAGTCACTCTTGTCATGGTTGCCTGTTTCTTTGTGTTCATTACTCAGAGAATGATTGTTTAATCCTCTAGATGGACTCCCTGTCTCTGCCAGGGTTTCGGAAAGGCACACTAGAAGAACGATCAACAGGCGACGAATTGGTACTCGACTCATTGCGTTAGTCTGATCTTGCCATTGCACTTGGTTCCATCGAGTTGAAGTTTCAATTAGAGGTTTCTCAGTTCATCTCGACTATGTTCGTGGTATCAGAGCACTGTTCGATTCGAGTGGGTGTTACGTTGTCAAACTCTCGCACAATGGAGGATAATGGCTCACGTCCGTCGCCGGCGGGATAGAACGCGGAGAAATTGCCGTGTGGTTTTTCGAAGGATACGTGACGGAAGGTTTCCAATCATTTTCGAACGAGAACTGCCATCGAACTGTCCGCGGCGGCGTCGGTCTggtctaatttatattttctagcGATCCGAAAGGCAGAGGTAGGGTTCTGAAACGCTGTTGTTCACGGACCGTGCAAGCCTAAACGTTGAACGGTTCTGTCACTCTCGATTGAATCCTTCGGCGGATCGTTTCACTGGAAAGGGAATAAAGAAATCCTCGGTTAGGCTGGCGCACGCGGAGAACGCTAATTGTAACGGCGCTATTTTTCTGCGCCACTTTCCGCTCGATTCGGTAATTTGTATCGAATAGCCGCGATCTCCTATCAGAAAGTTCATGCTTCTTGCCGATGTACCTTCGATCGGACTCATTAAGCCGCGGGACACACTAATTTCACTTTTCTGGGGACTTTCGAAGCCGACGTCGCGTTAAATGGCGGATTTATCGATGCGAGACTCGACCTTGGAAAAGACTTTTTTTACAGAACATATTTTAAACGTCCTAGGCCGCGATTATGCTGAGCGGTGAAATAATTGACGACGAAGCGGCAGAAAATAAAGCAAACACATTACATATGCATTGaaaccagaggtgggcattatttggcgaaacaaatatttcaaatactatttaatattttagattttattttgcttaaagaaaaaaatattttaaatgagatatacaatttcgaaaataaaatatttctattttaacaatctgaacctcaaaataaaatatttctattttaacaatttgatccccaaaataaaatatttctattttaacagtgTGAAACacgaagtaaaatattttactttttggatttttataatactctgagaaaccgcataaacatacagtctatcttatcgttaagaaacgatttaccaCTATttgcagcaataatatttaaaattgaaattgaaaataaagacaaaataaaaatattttcaatattcttcaaataaaatactattttctgataaaaactgataaaaacaaaaagaaaacataACAAAGAAAGgtcttaacctaaaatttacataagaatggaccgcgcgaaactaaacaaatacaggtacgattaacaaatagtattgcgcaattttgttttgaatgcctgtaacgtgccattaaaaaaatcaatattgttataaaatatgttagagctagcaataatgcgatttaatactccatatgaggatttggatttcattgtttgaaattctgCTCTTGTTCTCAAAACTCGTTCAGGTACATAGAAATATTATCATTTCAGAAATAGTGAACGTTCAATCTTCATCGTCAATAGCAAATTTCATATAGTAGGAAAGGGTACaactaattttttaattctccAAGTAAACGATGAAGCTACAAGTAACTCTTTTAAGAACTGCAACATTTAATGGTACGCTCCTTCACGCTAGCAACTACTGTTACCCAGAatgaatttaattataataacaGTACTTTCAAAGTTTCGTGCGAAGCAACTCATAGTACATACTTCATTTTAATAATTACATTGCGTCGGCATTTAATTGAGGATCTTTACGAAACATTCtccataattgaaattaaatcaTTATAACCGCTTGCTAAATTACTTCGTAATAGAAGCTATTACAGTAAGATAAAGATATGATTGTTCACTTTTAACCGACGGCTACTCGAGGCAGGTACCCTCGGTGTTCGCCGACAGGATTTAATTTTTCGATAATGGAAATTGCCAGTGATCCGCGTTATTGTAAAAAGAGATAAAGACCGATTCCACAATAGCTCCGTTTCTAAGTTCCGAAGTTCAGTAACGTTTTATCCGAGACCAGCAGAGCGGAGAAAACTATGGTTACGACGATACGGTTGGTGGCTTGACGCGGAAAGACCGGGCACAATCGCCTCGGCAGAAACTTAGCGAGCGAAACAAACGATTCACAGCCGACCGAGCTAAGCAGAACGCTTCGTGCACTTGACTGTGGGCTGCCAGCTTCGTGTAAACGACTGTTTACGCAGCTGCTGGACGTTGTAATACGTCAATGTTTATTATAAAACATTGACCCATCCCAAATCCTGGGGTCTTACATGAAGCCTGAGGAGTCTAGGAGGTCTAGAAATGTCAGGAACTTAAGCAGAATTGTTTCGTGAGAGTCAAGGATCTTATGAAATCTAGGCAATTTGGAAATTTTGTGGGTTTCAGTGTTTTTGGAGTTTTCGCAGCTCTCACGAGCGCCAAATGTCCCATTGAATTTAACGGTCTTGTATGTCTGATAGATCTAGAATCTAAAAGGTCATCTAGGTATTAAAAGTCTTGATTTCTATGATATTGCAGGCCTTGAGGACCATGGCAAAGATCATGTTACAGACTCAGTGTGAACTTTATCTCGATCTCGAATCCAATTGTCCATTTTCTGTCTGAATGTAGAATTTATTTCGCAGTTGCGTCTTAATTGTGTAAGGTTCTGGTAATTTAActgtttaattaaattatagtgTACTCTATCGGTGCACAGTTGATTACATCGTGTTCTGCGAGTCGGTCTGTTATTACAACTCAATCAGCCATCGCAAAATTTAGCTCACGGTGGAATAACAATGTGTGTACAGTAGTAAAAAGGCACATTTCAAAGATTGCTACACCATATATTTCGTAATTCACATTTCATGGGTATACAGCTGGTTGGTGGTactttataaattaataaaagtaatgaacaataaatataatagaacTTGGTACGTACAATATTACATAAATTACAGTGGATTCGCGATTGCACCTGTCCCGCACGACCATAATACTTCTACAGGCATTACACACTCACTACCATTCTACTGAACAGTCTAGATATAATATCATTGTCTTAAATCATTGTCTAAAACTCATCGACCATATTCCATGCGTCTGCGCCTCTCGTGGTACGATCGAACGATGAAAGCGAATTTCCAATGACGGAGAAATGACGTTCGAACGAGTACGAATGATTTTCTTAATCACAAAGATACGTGTCGGAAGAGAAATAAATCTACTAACGTTACAACAACGCCTTGTTTGCGATCGGTCAACGCAAAACCGCGACTAATTACGATATCTTTACAATAGATGCGATCAGGTACACCGAAGGGAACGTCACGTCGTTTAGGACGCAATCACCGGCGTCCACGAGTTCGAATCCTCACGAACCGAAACTGATTGTGACTCGGCCGATTGCAGCATCGACGCCTCGGGTCTAAAGAAGTCTATAATCGGATGATAATTGTAATTGACCCGCCTCTGCGGCTCTTGGTACTCGTCGTCGAACCCGCCATTTTGCAGCCTCGATGAGGCGTCCACGTCAAGATCGTACGGCTGACTAAACCTGCATATTAAAAACTGATTTACAGCTACTCTAGATTTAACGAACGCCAACATCGAGTCATCTGTTTCGTGATTAGTCAACGTTCCTTTCAATTGTTCTTATCCTTTTCCTGATACCTGTTTCCGATTGAACTGTTGCTCGTCCGTTCCGTGTGTTCTTCGGCGTGTGACGTCGACTCTCTTCTGAACGCTGGTCTGCCCGGTCTGCTGGGTCTAGAACCTTTTAACAATGGTCCCGTGTAGCCAGGAGCTCTCGTGTTGGGCGCGTGTTGCTGTGGCAGCTTGTTGTCGAAGGGCCTTGAACCTGAAGACGATGGCTTCTTCGGTCTCGGTCTTACGGGGAGAGAGATGGACGTTCGGCCTGGCTCCACTATTGGCTTTTTGTTGCTTGAACCTACCGGACCAAAAGGAGACAATTATTCATCCGAAATTGAATTAAggcggtagtataccctcggattgtaactagaaaggaactagaatcttactagattttgggtcgaaacatggatttgCGATATTTTGCTTAATATCCttgtacgagcaaattttgagctgggtgagggctcattcgaaaatctagtaagattctagtctcATTCTAGTTACAATCGGAGAGTATACTACCGCCTTAAATTTCTTAAATGGCACCAACCATTTAGTTGTTACACAGAATTGTACCTAGGGAGGTGTCAAAACTCAAAGCAAACTTGTTCAAGAAGTTCTGTTTAGAGACGTCCTCGTAATCCTCTTTCTGGTCGCTGGTGGTGATGAAATCTGATCCAGGGAACGATTCCTTCATCTTCGATGCTGGATCCTTCTGATGAGGTGGGAACAAATCGGCATAACCGTGGACGTGGCAGCTACAGCAAGATGGCACCTTGAATATGTCCATATGAAGACCGAGTTTGTTGTCCCAAGTCAAAAGTCTGTGATAGTTGTACACTTGCACGCAGGATGAGCGATAATTTTCTGAGATGAACGAGCAAGTCGACTGTGCGCTCCTGAAACAAATGATGTTTACCATTATTTTTCTCGGGTTAACAAATTGCAGTTCGCCTGTGGTTTTTCCAGGAAGCTGCCGAGGAAAGTGAAAATTCCAAAGGGCATTTCGATTCCTCTACCGCAAATCGCTCTTCGTCAAGTGAAGATTTTGCTCGCTCAGTCGTGACGGAGtgaccaatttcaattttcacgggaaacaaattggaatagcTCTGCGTGGttcgttttttatttttgagaaAGTGTGAAGTGAATCGGATACTGGGATATAGGAGACTGCTTCCGAAATGAAAGTGGTTCCGGGACATTTTATTGGAATGAATAAAATCGATAATTGAATAATACGATGAAGAGATGATAATGAATTATTGTATTTGTAATTGTGTGATCTGTACTTACGAACACTTTTCCAGTCGCAGAGTCTGTGTATGTTCGCCGGTATTGATTATGTATTTCCAAATTCCGGAAGCGGCTCTGGCCAATTGTGGTCGCGCATATTTAATTGTCGATGGACACGTGAAGCCTTCttcgacgttctcgaacgatccgCTTGTGTCAGATCTCCTGGATCGGGGTTTTAGTAAAATTCTAATCAGTTACAATagcgttaataattttaatatacagCAGCAGCGAAACGTGAAGTGACGTTTCGAAAAATTAAACTTCTAACTGCAGCTGATAATAATAAATCGCCGATTTATGTTACAGTACCCTCAACTGTATAATCGCAATAAGTATGATCGCAATTGTGTTGCGTTACTTTCAATGGCTAGTACTTTTTACTCCTAAGTGATTGCAGCACGCTATGCAATTACGCACGCCTGTTAGCAGAGTAAACGTTCAGTAGGGGCATCGTACATGCTCCGATGTATGGTGAGCAATGAAAGTGAATGAATATTcattatttcataaaaaaaattgtgtaCGAAGTAGTACATACAATGTGTAGAAACAA
This genomic stretch from Lasioglossum baleicum chromosome 4, iyLasBale1, whole genome shotgun sequence harbors:
- the LOC143207995 gene encoding uncharacterized protein LOC143207995, whose product is MSRVPIRRLLIVLLVCLSETLAETGSPSRGLNNHSLSNEHKETGNHDKSDFLINELSTGSSASSQRDSDPAESSETIVYNRFANPPDDEENQSSEDEDPVGPPDHVIPYSEHELSKEVPTKPKYTGPGQWAKPTKPRDVSSEEVPSRLYAQVRRTHTVRRLPRKRAFANAESEEDRENAARLRKVVKNTKVNTVYTEEGYEDSAYDHAGHVRDADFDEAYARKVQDQLNSRKILGDGDASGKNSRKSEKYKRIDPEEFKEYDDDNRDNYETTTDHRRDDEETEWTKSAYPKLVAESGVQKLQEDLEKEVEEIERGVEISKLGSASDKQESVTSSPRKDGYRRKSQRNRDRSEKRQKPSSTEEFGEDLDEKVGEQSRDSQDSNVYVENYSTFRTPGDQEVILVEHGGQEATTIANNIEILTNGPSETYRYEVEANPSTESEVIDLQGAQNPTTVSYGQLFWDYFKAQQNQYTTQSPLIVESATVSSNVLLPSSAVENAFAPYSAYVELTTPFPIVDSAILNPQQLVSAQTLADPQYFEQQQLTALGAQNTNEQEVKWQPLNVQDPPKTETNDASHFILEPTSNLDSKEASFNKVFSNPVTLTNRKPRYKITMRHKAVKPVESSETVTPNSINEDKKENTTPGSMLSNPNYVKMLTHLRNEEGARKLNSSPPRNNLYYLKWMEDLGKMRPPVFQKESSYQNFIPHNSRGSMKPGSPLFRSSSAPLVRKTSSQPSSSLLPPAIAGHRDHKESDYAKPKRNRNVPMPWFRPVAIEAISRSRAKRRERRSPRWESDDETGGSTAAAKQSANNNAAANRGEIERAAKNSLAAAERNPRRKVTRGVEVGLVPDTIGLTADRPIDKKSRSSENDRGGGSSRGSVVGGDSLGDGESDSFAGLMENGEKDGNVPSELEASKDGEKVRIGGGSVKWNASDDGKKLGVSAGRREVEEGSDRITGTVGHDKKLLDNGGVKEKFKQAVELQRSSHERDYDSNLENVDGGKNTNNVKIDKVVSERKVEEGIDGSSRKNEREENSEKFLGDQKETKETIINEELSRPKRSHREDDSEIHSDSNKTDEAEDLRQQESKSLDLDKAKEKEIEEDSVQQKEDQSNMKSHEDLLQESPEITDDVINKEIEARFNDNEEHEENADENDEEKKIEVDVPEVPDFDYVEEITEEENTHNVTTTEFTVDKDKYPFYESEKLPNPSALRYATDPRQVPGKTYGRMNFYRSRDLYKHCDEVEPNLDVLPEEEKPIAEKGVNENPQRLKGLGDKLDCFKAKYFDDDPFDNPLFLEKEVEDPLPHLQMNPKKFASRIMLFPKEDDQTVVQKSSKRPENHKNQPRQRKPNSTSARGPRSRRVRIKSYSRPVAGSRPRVVRIKGSSVRYVKPRRPQKIIRRPISSASEVSSLYTPYQNQVYEDVMGTIKNMANSYQVEEITTVPTSEEAEVTEINAVKTNTSSNSTKAGKKEKDRKSSSSEEHSSSSEVKVGGKAPPRYINRHRLLYKRVRVPQKSKSRLKLVQVTPNGLRPINHRQRIIRYKRDTRDDDREFFDRSAELPSVRSGGGNKETASNEENVGRFEDKQERARSLERISDSIEKNETSDTFPKVPEVREKSRVPKAPSSDSDEKEKPPKITYTIKDRIRYSKPKGEISRVGKFTNKSEIVEDHRRKEPKYNYIKRRKPVSVPSTTELALIISTEPFLSTTTHRIAEDSSRELTKENKKVQYFLNNTQSEKLNSSIDESDQSSIELSTVATNKTGNGYAVHENLSEEQTTTQEPSAVSRVKSFLDFVSPSYTDFSSEEFKKSIFSNDTRGSNSPLNLTDSKESLEKENNTPKTVNHSYFSDEESSEKAESNANAEPSRESSEEGSTSKNNDSKEGRTFFSYWNRPSSPAESYEDEKYKDLGPRLNKPAFFHPPFSFLKSRKSFFGNGSGEDSEESEEKDEYVFPWHRDKKNEKKRRKRNRYYDKSTGDYEYPWERRERLTRKSKRLDDEEDHDVAHTSKYRRNTNPRGRIRFWTRREDSSEEDDSDNIESSSETRPVKKYSSRYNSKKARLPEAGHAQSKKVEEISRSIKQILEGDEKSSDEEAKVSKESKEKPENSGEKKAGIRGVSRGIVPEDVTLAPRRSGQKEESSILIDSAAKNRSSNGLLRNSLDNGESRLAVKKANQEVLNSKREVNSTLQQNKRRRRPVKSLSNVETTTKSAVNRGRRRQKMVTTPTISTTSLPRLARRKSSKLVDDLKDTNLKNKDKLSNDDLKTLDSPVQINMTMEHSANVSDEIDAERKSQIIKEKDEVKKSTGWEKKVKEVKDKLNESKDSENKTMRAQSSESEAVNKREDLGDRDGGGDEVGETKEIMTPINDDGKFDFMDERIEALSDYAKSDDVPGADDEFGFDSIVKSDGGVIPHNRATQLSQQESREIISTKSWISENYNF
- the Nt1 gene encoding neurotrophin 1 encodes the protein MMARGLLLFSVAVVLLSSINAGAEGDLKEDADFNDRKEHNQTTVTSIKITGEQFKNRTTKISVRSSISSENRQNASRGLTLPLGVDIGKVITEDVTDDEETPEELPEAQELKIIRPNLRKRPTYRPPPPRRPSPTNRRNVYADVTRNPLVRPPRRPIDTRRDPTEKECTFFTKTVCLEAADYPHEAITRSLRSNKEMVAALLTDYKSQDFDDSSESLPVSLSFDSKYENKYDGRYENRFESNEIRRRSDTSGSFENVEEGFTCPSTIKYARPQLARAASGIWKYIINTGEHTQTLRLEKCSSAQSTCSFISENYRSSCVQVYNYHRLLTWDNKLGLHMDIFKVPSCCSCHVHGYADLFPPHQKDPASKMKESFPGSDFITTSDQKEDYEDVSKQNFLNKFALSFDTSLGSSNKKPIVEPGRTSISLPVRPRPKKPSSSGSRPFDNKLPQQHAPNTRAPGYTGPLLKGSRPSRPGRPAFRRESTSHAEEHTERTSNSSIGNRFSQPYDLDVDASSRLQNGGFDDEYQEPQRRVNYNYHPIIDFFRPEASMLQSAESQSVSVREDSNSWTPVIAS